One Ficedula albicollis isolate OC2 chromosome Z, FicAlb1.5, whole genome shotgun sequence DNA window includes the following coding sequences:
- the GCNT1 gene encoding beta-1,3-galactosyl-O-glycosyl-glycoprotein beta-1,6-N-acetylglucosaminyltransferase yields MLTRKLRFCHNLRFRLFLGLTLILVIISVLKVNQKEDFLNRRHLELTKEDPISNVNCTKIIEGDIEEIQRVKLETLSVSFKKRPRLTTDDYINMTADCASFTKTRKYIMEPLSNEEAAFPIAYSIVIYHKIEMLDRLLRSIYAPQNFYCIHVDKKSPESFFAAVKGIVSCFDNVFISSQLESVVYASWSRVQADINCMKDLYRRSSNWKYLINLCGMDFPIKTNHEIVEKLKALKGENSLETEKMPVYKEVRWKKHHEIIDGKIKNTGIDKKLPPLSTPVFSGSAYFVVSRSFVEYVLENSEILKFIEWAKDTYSPDEYLWATIQRIPEVPGAFSSSNKFDVSDMNALARFVKWQYFEGDVSKGAPYPPCSGVHVRSVCVFGVGDLNWMLRNHHLFANKFDTDIDPFAVKCLEEYLRHKALYLQKN; encoded by the coding sequence ATGCTGACGAGGAAATTACGGTTTTGCCACAACTTGCGCTTCAGGCTTTTCTTGGGTCTAACTCTCATTTTAgtaataatttcagttttgaaagtCAACCAGAAAGAAGACTTCCTAAATCGGAGACATCTGGAGCTAACAAAAGAAGATCCTATTAGCAATGTTAACTGCACCAAGATTATTGAGGGGGATATAGAAGAAATACAAAGGGTGAAGCTTGAGACATTATCAGTGTCATTTAAGAAACGCCCCAGACTAACAACAGATGATTATATTAACATGACTGCAGACTGTGCCTCCTTCACCAAGACTAGGAAATACATTATGGAGCCTCTCAGTAATGaagaagcagcatttccaaTTGCTTACTCAATAGTGATTTATCACAAAATTGAGATGCTTGATAGACTTCTGAGATCAATCTATGCTCCACAGAATTTTTACTGCATTCATGTAGATAAAAAGTCTCCAGAATccttttttgctgctgttaagGGAATAGTGTCATGTTTTGATAATGTCTTTATTTCCAGCCAGTTAGAGAGTGTGGTATATGCTTCATGGAGCAGAGTGCAGGCAGACATTAACTGCATGAAAGATCTCTACAGAAGAAGTTCAAACTGGAAATACCTAATAAACCTATGCGGTATGGACTTTCCTATAAAGACCAACCACGAAATAGTGGAGAAATTAAAAGCCCTTAAGGGAGAAAACAgcttggaaacagaaaaaatgccTGTTTATAAAGAAGTAAGGTGGAAAAAACACCATGAGATTATTGATGGTAAAATAAAGAACACAGGCATAGACAAAAAACTACCACCTCTCAGCACTCCAGTTTTTTCTGGCAGTGCCTATTTTGTAGTTAGCAGAAGCTTTGTAGAATATGTACTAGAAAACAGCGAAATACTTAAGTTCATTGAGTGGGCAAAAGATACATACAGCCCAGATGAGTACCTGTGGGCAACAATTCAGAGAATCCCTGAAGTCCCAGGTGCATTTTCTTCCAGTAACAAGTTTGACGTGTCTGACATGAATGCACTGGCCAGGTTTGTCAAGTGGCAGTACTTTGAAGGTGACGTGTCCAAAGGCGCACCCTACCCACCGTGCAGTGGAGTTCATGTTCGTTCTGTCTGTGTTTTTGGAGTAGGAGACTTGAACTGGATGTTACGAAACCACCACTTATTTGCTAACAAGTTTGACACTGATATCGACCCTTTTGCAGTGAAATGCTTGGAAGAGTATTTGCGGCACAAAGCTCTGTATCTGCAAAAGAACTGA